In the genome of Sporocytophaga myxococcoides DSM 11118, the window CTTAGCCCAGGGAAGTTATTTAATTGAATTCGCATATTCGACTAATTTTGAATTAGACTTTTCAAAAATCATATTAGTACTGTTCAGTTTAAATTTTTGATTTAGAATATTTAATATTGCATTAAGTGAGATATTAATCTGTTGTAATATCAAAATCGCAAGTTTTTTCTGATGATCCCCGAAATATTCAGCCGCTTCATTCGCATTTTTGAATATGGACATGTCTTTTTGCTGCATTCCCAAATATATTCGAACCCCATAGTAGCTGTTATGAATTATTTCTGAAACATCCCTGTAAATTGAAAAGAAGGCAAAAGTCAAAAGGCCATTTACATACACTCCATACTCTTTACCGATTATTCCCAGCTTACCTTTTGTTGTTTCAGGAGTCCACTCCATTACTTCTCTTCCCTTCTTTGTTGTATATTCAGCTAAAGCATTTTTCATTTCTTCGGTAGTAGCCTTTTCAAACTCTTTTAGGAAATCAGAAAATCCACTTGTTATTTTAAAGTCATTAACTTCTATTCCCCGAAATAAATCCCTATACCCTTTTTGATAAGCATATTTTTTTGAGGCAACAACTGCCTTTTCATCCTCTGCACAAATAAATCCTACATTAATAATTGATTCTAAAAATGGTCGAGAAAGAATAACTAGGTCTCTATAGTGGTTATTCTCCGCAAGCAATATTATACTCATCAGAGTTGTTTCATTCAGTTTCAACATAGGTCCGATTACTGAAGTTAGTTCAGAATAGCCAATTGTAGATGCTGAAATTGCAAATATTGCTTCCGTGTATAGATCTGTTTGCGTTTTGAGATGTTCTATTTCTACTTCAATTTTCATGCATGTATTGTTGCTAACTTTTTTATATACACACCAAGTGTGTATATTTTTCATTTATATGTATCAAATTATTTAATTTTAACTGACAAAAATTATCTAATACGGCTGAAGTTATTGGTGCCGTCATCTGGTCATTTGCAACGCTTTCCCTACTAACTTCTACTTCCACAAGATTGATATAAGCCAAAACCATATATTTTCACTCCTATGGTTCTATTTAATCACCAATGCAAATTACTTTTTCGTTTGTTAATCTTGCTTGCTCCATAATTTTCAAAAAATGCCTTAGTTTTCTTTCAAGGTCTTTCTTTATTAATGATTTAAAAATTTCTTGCTTTACAGGTTCAATTTGTGTCCCTATATGTACTTGCCACTCCTTTTCCTTCTTCTGTTTTAATTTTTCCAATTGCCTTATCACAATCTCTTCAACTTTAGGCAAATTATCTCCTGAAAACTCTGCGTCATCATATAAGTCTATTAATTCTCCCGTTTCTTCTTTTATTTCTTTAATCATAGTTGGCCATAAATACCAATAATCTGCATCTCCTCCTTTAAGGGAAATTGAAGTTTCTGGATTGAAGATAGGTGCTCTACCACCTACTGATAAAACAATAACAAGTGACATAATTTTTAAATAAACTTGGAGACTTTACAACCTTAACCTGTTTATATACTATTCCTCTTCCGAGCATTTTCAATCATAGCTTCAGAGATTAGCTCAATAAAGCTTTTAAAATCATCTATCCTGAACTCAGCAATTACTCCTTTTTTTTCTTTAGTATCCTTAAAAATCACTTTATCAATTTGACGTTCATTATCTGAACCAAATTCAAAGTCGGCATGAGCAATACAATGTCTTAACTGAATAGCTAGATCTTTAATTGTTAGTATTGTATCATCTTTAACGCTTCCCCCTAAATACCATTCCTCAATTCTGTCATTTGGCAAAAATTTCTTTAAAAATCCATTTTCTTTGGGAAAGATAATTAGACCTGTTAATGAGTTAATATACATCGTAACATCAAAAGCTTCTTCATTCTGATTTTCCTTTAAAAATCTTTCATATTGCCTGATAGCCTTTAAGGTCCTATCAATGAAATCAATTTCCAAATTTATATAATCCATATTATTACTTATTTATTAATTTAACTTTTCACCTTACTTTTAAATTTTAGAATTTTTATTTCTATATCCATCTCCTCCTATTGATTTATTTTGAATAATGTAAAACAAAACACCACCTACGCAACCAAACTGCGCAACAAAAAATAATCCCAGCTTTTCCTTAAAAATTTTCTCTCACCAATAAAAAAAGCCGGACAAAACTTCAAATCTTTAGTTTTATCCGGCTTTTTACAACATATAAAATCTCCTACTTCTCCCCCTTCAACCTCTCAATCTCCCTCTTCTGCATCTCCACCAACTCCTCCAACAACTTTATCTTATCCTCATAAAGCTTCTTCTCATTTTCTGAAATTGCAGAATTATTTTGAACGAAATATCCGCTTCCGTAAGATTGATCTCTATTCGTGATATTAAAAAATATGCGTTCATCAAACGCCAAGATATCCTGCACAGTCACCTGCAACACCTTCGCAATCTGCTCCAGCCTCTCCGGGCTCACCGACACTTCATCCGTTTCAATCTTGCTGTAGCTGGGCTGGCTGATGCCTAATACCTCTGCCATGTATTCCTGTTTCAGACCTTTCAGTTCTCTTACTTTCTTTATTTTATTTCCTAACGTTAGCATAACTCTTTAAAAATTAATCTGATACTTACATTATAAGATATTCTTTTGTTATGAATATCTTATTCTTGTGATGAATAAAATACCACTTATTTTTGATCTTATATACAAAGCTAATAAAATCAGCCATATATGGAAATATCAGACTGTCCTCCATATATGACCTGACTATTTGAAAACTATTTTTAATACATCTAAAAACCAGCTAAATATGAAACACACAACCGGCGTGCTCTATGTCGACAGTGAGCAACACAACCTAAATGCCTTCCGTGCTTATTTCCGGGAATTCAAGGAATATAATATTCACCTCTTCAAGACGGGCATCGATGCGGTCTTTGCCCTGCATACCGAAAAGATTGATATCATCATTGCTGATCAACCCAGGCCAGAGGTTACAGGGTTTGAGTTTGTGAGTGCTGCACGTTTTAATAACTCACCTCCTATCATTATAGCGCTCACTGTACACAGAGATACACAGGTGCTGGATATGGCTTTGGAGCAGGGCACGCTTTTCCGGTATTTCCAAAAGCCTATTGACTTTCAGGAACTGCACTTTGCATTGATAGATGCTAAATTAACATTGATCAACAGACCTAACTCCCACTAACCGCTATGAAGATCTTAAAATATGTTGTATTCCCTTTCCTCTTTATCTATGATCTCGTTGTTGTAACCATTGAGTTTAAAAGGAAAAAATTGCCGCTAACACCGTTTGTGCTGTTTTCACTTGGAAGAAGGAAGTGGATGAAATAAGTTGTAAGTTTTAAGTTATAAGTTTTAAGTAAATGATGTCAAAAGATCTATGAGAATTGAAATCGTGGTTCAGTCAAACCTGAGACGCACTTTATAAGTTCGCAGGGAAGGTGATATTCTCCTTTTGTTAATTAGACTCTGATTCTGAATATTTTTAAAACCACATTTCGTTGTTTCAACTCCTTATCAACTTACTATACCATAAAAATCTTTAACTAACCAGGTAATTACCGCATCGTCCTTATGAAGACTTCAGGAGCTTTATTAAACTATATTTTTAAGCTTTCGGTTACCAATTTAGGAACACTGAAAATGGAAAAATGGATAGCAGGAATAGAGGAACGATGGCGGATCGACCAAAGGAGATCCCCGCAAGAGGATGGAAGGATATATTTCTAAGGGTAAAGGAGGAATTTACCAATGATCATATCAGCATAGTAGCAGCAGGAGTTGCGTTTTATTTCTTTCTGGCGCTTTTCCCTTTGATAAGTGCTATGGTTGCCATTTATGGACTTGTATTTGACGCAGCTCAGGTAGAACAACAATTGAGTCAGTTAGGTGCAGTACTGCCGCCACAAGCTCAGGATATCATTGGACCACAATTACATAAGATTGTCAGCGCCCCTCAACAGGGTCTTGGTTTAGCATTGATTTTCAGTATTCTGCTTAGTTTGTGGTCTGCTAACAGCGGTACCAAGGCGCTTTTTGATGGTATTAATATAGCTTACAACCAAAATGAAGAAAGAAATTTCTTTAAGTTAAATGGAATAACCCTTGCCGTTACACTGGGGGGAATATTTGTAGGATTAATAGCAGTAGCATTGGTAATCGGTTTTCCGGCTATAATTGATAAACTTGGATTGCCTTCTACTGTATCAGATATCATTTCACTGGCGCGTTGGCCTTTGCTTTTTGCATTCATCGTTGTTTCATTATCTGTAATATATAAAATTGCACCTGACAGAAATAATCCTAAGTTTAAGTGGGTCACCTGGGGTGCATGTATAGCTGCTGCCTTATGGACCGGAGCTTCTCTTCTGTTTAGTTTATACATCAATAACTTCGGTAATTATGATGCCACCTATGGTGCTATAGCTGCTGTCA includes:
- a CDS encoding helix-turn-helix domain-containing protein, giving the protein MLTLGNKIKKVRELKGLKQEYMAEVLGISQPSYSKIETDEVSVSPERLEQIAKVLQVTVQDILAFDERIFFNITNRDQSYGSGYFVQNNSAISENEKKLYEDKIKLLEELVEMQKREIERLKGEK
- a CDS encoding DUF5677 domain-containing protein, translating into MKIEVEIEHLKTQTDLYTEAIFAISASTIGYSELTSVIGPMLKLNETTLMSIILLAENNHYRDLVILSRPFLESIINVGFICAEDEKAVVASKKYAYQKGYRDLFRGIEVNDFKITSGFSDFLKEFEKATTEEMKNALAEYTTKKGREVMEWTPETTKGKLGIIGKEYGVYVNGLLTFAFFSIYRDVSEIIHNSYYGVRIYLGMQQKDMSIFKNANEAAEYFGDHQKKLAILILQQINISLNAILNILNQKFKLNSTNMIFEKSNSKLVEYANSIK
- a CDS encoding YihY/virulence factor BrkB family protein, producing the protein MDSRNRGTMADRPKEIPARGWKDIFLRVKEEFTNDHISIVAAGVAFYFFLALFPLISAMVAIYGLVFDAAQVEQQLSQLGAVLPPQAQDIIGPQLHKIVSAPQQGLGLALIFSILLSLWSANSGTKALFDGINIAYNQNEERNFFKLNGITLAVTLGGIFVGLIAVALVIGFPAIIDKLGLPSTVSDIISLARWPLLFAFIVVSLSVIYKIAPDRNNPKFKWVTWGACIAAALWTGASLLFSLYINNFGNYDATYGAIAAVIILMLWFQITSICVLLGAEINSEMEHQTAKDTTVGESEPLGQRGGYHADRVAAGTEEADEKDIPDEEKDRHRTVRTETKNRDSVKLERWLKNKNRDLKAKDRNINPGDEN
- a CDS encoding HEPN family nuclease translates to MDYINLEIDFIDRTLKAIRQYERFLKENQNEEAFDVTMYINSLTGLIIFPKENGFLKKFLPNDRIEEWYLGGSVKDDTILTIKDLAIQLRHCIAHADFEFGSDNERQIDKVIFKDTKEKKGVIAEFRIDDFKSFIELISEAMIENARKRNSI
- a CDS encoding response regulator, whose product is MLYVDSEQHNLNAFRAYFREFKEYNIHLFKTGIDAVFALHTEKIDIIIADQPRPEVTGFEFVSAARFNNSPPIIIALTVHRDTQVLDMALEQGTLFRYFQKPIDFQELHFALIDAKLTLINRPNSH